One genomic segment of Streptomyces sp. RerS4 includes these proteins:
- the ruvX gene encoding Holliday junction resolvase RuvX, whose product MTLRRGRRLAIDVGDARIGVASCDPDGVLATPVETVPGRDIPFAHRRLRQLVEEYEPLEVVVGLPRSLSGREGPAAAKVRAFANELAKGIKPVTVRLVDERMTTVTAAQGLRASGRNAKKGRSVIDQAAAVVILQNALETERVSGNPPGECVEVVV is encoded by the coding sequence ATGACGTTGCGCCGCGGCCGCCGACTGGCCATCGACGTGGGCGACGCCCGGATCGGGGTCGCGTCCTGCGACCCCGACGGGGTGCTGGCCACACCCGTCGAAACCGTGCCGGGCCGGGACATCCCCTTCGCCCACAGGCGGCTGCGGCAGCTCGTCGAGGAGTACGAGCCCCTCGAAGTCGTGGTCGGCCTCCCCCGCTCGCTCAGCGGGCGGGAGGGGCCCGCCGCGGCCAAGGTGCGTGCCTTCGCGAACGAACTGGCCAAGGGAATCAAGCCGGTGACGGTCCGGCTGGTGGACGAGCGGATGACCACGGTCACCGCCGCCCAGGGCCTGCGGGCCTCGGGGAGGAACGCGAAGAAGGGCCGTTCGGTCATCGACCAGGCGGCCGCTGTGGTCATCCTGCAGAACGCTCTGGAGACCGAACGGGTATCAGGTAATCCGCCCGGTGAGTGCGTCGAAGTGGTTGTCTGA
- the alaS gene encoding alanine--tRNA ligase, whose protein sequence is MESAEIRRRWLSFFEERGHTVVPSASLIADDPTLLLVNAGMVPFKPYFLGETKPPAPRATSVQKCVRTPDIEEVGKTTRHGTFFQMCGNFSFGDYFKEGAIRYAWELLTSSVADGGYGLEPEKLWITVYLDDDEAEQIWREKIGVPAERIQRLGKKDNFWSMGVPGPCGPCSEINYDRGPEFGVEGGPAVNDERYVEIWNLVFMQYERGAGDGKEDFPILGDLPSKNIDTGLGLERLAMILQGVRNMYETDTLRVVMDKATELTGVRYGAAQNTDVSMRVVADHIRTSVMLIGDGVTPGNEGRGYVLRRIMRRAIRNMRLMGATGPVVKDLIDVVIDTMGQQYPELITDRKRIETVALAEEAAFLKAIKGGTNILDTAVTETKASGGTVLSGDKAFLLHDTWGFPIDLTLEMAAEQGLSVDEPGFRRLMQEQRDRAKADAKAKKTGHADMSAYREIADGSGATEFTGYATNQGEATIVGLLVNGVSSPAASEGDEVEVVLDRTPFYAEGGGQLADQGRIKLDSGAVIVVRDVQQPVPGVSVHKGSVQVGEVTVGASAYAAIDVNRRRAIARAHSATHLTHQALRDALGPTAAQAGSENSPGRFRFDFGSPNAVPGTVLTDVEQKINDVLSRELDVTAEIMSIDEAKKQGAIAEFGEKYGERVRVVTIGDFSKELCGGTHVGNTAQLGLVKLLGESSIGSGVRRVEALVGVDAYNFLAKEHTVVAQLQELVKGRPEELPEKIASMLGKLKDAEKEIEKFRAEKVLQAAAGLAENAQDIRGVAFVVGQVPDGTGADDLRKLVLDVRGRLGHMSGQGDRPAVVALFAVANDRPLTVIATNEAARERGLKAGDLVRTAAKTLGGGGGGKPDVAQGGGQNPGAIPEAISAVERLVVETV, encoded by the coding sequence ATGGAGTCGGCTGAAATCCGCCGCCGCTGGCTGAGCTTCTTCGAGGAGCGCGGTCACACCGTTGTCCCTTCGGCGTCGCTCATCGCGGACGACCCGACTCTGCTGCTGGTCAACGCGGGCATGGTGCCCTTCAAGCCGTACTTCCTCGGCGAGACCAAGCCCCCGGCCCCCCGCGCCACCAGCGTGCAGAAGTGCGTCCGTACGCCGGACATCGAAGAGGTCGGCAAGACCACCCGCCACGGCACGTTCTTCCAGATGTGCGGCAACTTCTCCTTCGGGGACTACTTCAAGGAAGGCGCCATCCGGTACGCCTGGGAGCTGCTGACCAGCTCCGTGGCGGACGGCGGCTACGGCCTGGAGCCCGAGAAGCTCTGGATCACCGTCTACCTCGACGACGACGAGGCCGAGCAGATCTGGCGCGAGAAGATCGGTGTGCCCGCCGAGCGCATCCAGCGTCTGGGCAAGAAGGACAACTTCTGGTCCATGGGCGTCCCGGGTCCCTGCGGCCCCTGCTCGGAGATCAACTACGACCGCGGCCCCGAGTTCGGCGTCGAGGGCGGCCCGGCCGTCAACGACGAGCGCTACGTGGAGATCTGGAACCTGGTCTTCATGCAGTACGAGCGCGGCGCCGGCGACGGGAAGGAAGACTTCCCGATCCTCGGCGACCTGCCGTCGAAGAACATCGACACCGGCCTCGGCCTCGAACGCCTCGCGATGATCCTGCAGGGCGTGCGGAACATGTACGAGACCGACACGCTGCGCGTGGTCATGGACAAGGCCACCGAGCTGACCGGTGTCCGCTACGGCGCCGCCCAGAACACCGACGTCTCGATGCGCGTGGTCGCCGACCACATCCGCACCTCCGTGATGCTCATCGGCGACGGCGTGACCCCCGGCAACGAGGGCCGCGGCTACGTGCTGCGCCGCATCATGCGCCGCGCCATCCGCAACATGCGCCTCATGGGCGCCACCGGCCCCGTGGTCAAGGACCTCATCGACGTCGTCATCGACACGATGGGGCAGCAGTACCCGGAGCTGATCACCGACCGCAAGCGCATCGAGACCGTCGCGCTCGCCGAAGAGGCCGCCTTCCTCAAGGCCATCAAGGGCGGCACGAACATCCTCGACACCGCCGTGACCGAGACCAAGGCCTCCGGCGGCACGGTCCTCTCCGGCGACAAGGCGTTCCTGCTCCACGACACCTGGGGCTTCCCGATCGACCTCACCCTGGAGATGGCCGCCGAACAGGGCCTCTCCGTGGACGAGCCGGGCTTCCGCCGCCTCATGCAGGAGCAGCGCGACCGCGCCAAGGCCGACGCCAAGGCCAAGAAGACCGGCCACGCGGACATGTCCGCCTACCGGGAGATCGCCGACGGCTCCGGCGCCACCGAGTTCACCGGCTACGCCACCAACCAGGGCGAGGCCACCATCGTCGGCCTGCTGGTCAACGGCGTCTCCTCGCCGGCCGCCTCCGAGGGCGACGAGGTCGAGGTCGTCCTCGACCGCACCCCGTTCTACGCCGAGGGCGGCGGCCAGCTCGCCGACCAGGGCCGGATCAAGCTCGACTCGGGCGCCGTCATCGTCGTCCGCGACGTGCAGCAGCCGGTCCCGGGCGTCTCCGTCCACAAGGGCTCCGTCCAGGTCGGCGAGGTGACGGTGGGCGCCTCCGCGTACGCCGCCATCGACGTCAACCGTCGCCGGGCCATCGCCCGCGCCCACTCGGCCACCCACCTGACGCACCAGGCGCTGCGCGACGCCCTCGGCCCGACGGCCGCCCAGGCCGGCTCCGAGAACTCGCCCGGCCGCTTCCGCTTCGACTTCGGCTCCCCGAACGCCGTCCCCGGCACGGTGCTCACCGACGTCGAACAGAAGATCAACGACGTGCTCTCGCGCGAGCTCGACGTCACCGCCGAGATCATGAGCATCGACGAGGCGAAGAAGCAGGGCGCCATCGCCGAGTTCGGCGAGAAGTACGGCGAGCGCGTGCGCGTCGTCACCATCGGCGACTTCTCCAAGGAGCTGTGCGGCGGCACGCACGTCGGCAACACCGCCCAGCTGGGTCTGGTGAAGCTGCTCGGCGAGTCCTCCATCGGCTCCGGCGTCCGCCGCGTCGAGGCGCTGGTGGGCGTGGACGCGTACAACTTCCTCGCCAAGGAGCACACGGTCGTCGCCCAGCTCCAGGAGCTGGTCAAGGGCCGTCCGGAGGAGCTGCCGGAGAAGATCGCCTCCATGCTCGGCAAGCTGAAGGACGCCGAGAAGGAGATCGAGAAGTTCCGCGCGGAGAAGGTCCTCCAGGCCGCCGCCGGACTCGCCGAGAACGCCCAGGACATCCGCGGCGTGGCCTTCGTGGTCGGTCAGGTGCCGGACGGCACCGGCGCCGACGACCTGCGCAAGCTGGTCCTCGACGTGCGCGGGCGGCTCGGTCACATGTCGGGGCAGGGGGACCGTCCCGCCGTCGTCGCGCTGTTCGCCGTGGCGAACGATCGCCCGCTGACCGTGATCGCCACCAACGAGGCGGCCCGCGAGCGCGGCCTCAAGGCCGGCGACCTGGTCCGTACCGCCGCCAAGACCCTCGGCGGCGGCGGTGGCGGCAAGCCGGACGTGGCCCAGGGCGGCGGCCAGAACCCGGGAGCCATCCCGGAGGCCATCAGCGCCGTCGAGCGCCTCGTAGTGGAGACGGTCTGA
- a CDS encoding DUF6167 family protein, whose protein sequence is MFRRAFWFTAGAAAGVWATTKVNRQLKKLTPESLAAQAADKAVEAGHRLKDFALDVKAGMTQREDELNDALGLHQDPDRPDNVTALPGPRRLRAIQNDKTTPKFSYNRNEDH, encoded by the coding sequence ATGTTCCGCCGAGCCTTCTGGTTCACCGCAGGCGCCGCCGCCGGCGTGTGGGCCACCACCAAGGTCAACCGGCAGCTGAAGAAGCTGACGCCGGAGAGCCTCGCCGCCCAGGCCGCCGACAAGGCCGTGGAAGCGGGCCACCGCCTCAAGGACTTCGCCCTCGACGTCAAGGCGGGAATGACACAGCGCGAGGACGAGCTGAACGACGCACTGGGGCTCCACCAGGACCCCGACCGGCCCGACAACGTCACCGCCCTCCCGGGGCCGCGGCGGCTGCGGGCCATCCAGAACGACAAGACCACCCCGAAGTTTTCGTACAACCGGAATGAGGACCACTGA
- a CDS encoding DUF948 domain-containing protein: MSGGEVAGILVAVFWAILVSFLALALARLAQVLKATTKLVADVTEQAVPLLADASTTVRSARTQLDRVDAIASDVQEVTSNASALSSTVASTFGGPLVKVAAFGYGVRKALGRTEGAPAKTPRRTVIVGRTVPAPGRRKQKG; the protein is encoded by the coding sequence GTGTCCGGTGGAGAGGTGGCCGGGATCCTCGTGGCCGTCTTCTGGGCCATCCTGGTCTCCTTCCTCGCCCTCGCGTTGGCGAGGCTCGCCCAGGTGCTCAAGGCGACCACCAAACTCGTGGCCGACGTGACCGAGCAGGCCGTCCCGCTGCTCGCCGACGCGTCCACCACCGTCCGCTCCGCGCGCACCCAACTCGACCGGGTCGACGCCATCGCGAGCGACGTCCAGGAAGTCACCTCCAACGCCTCCGCCCTTTCCTCGACCGTGGCCTCCACCTTCGGCGGCCCGCTGGTCAAGGTCGCGGCCTTCGGCTACGGCGTCCGCAAGGCGCTGGGCCGGACGGAGGGGGCGCCCGCGAAGACACCCCGACGCACCGTGATCGTCGGCCGTACCGTGCCGGCGCCCGGTCGCCGGAAGCAGAAGGGCTGA
- the rpsD gene encoding 30S ribosomal protein S4, producing MNQKRPKVKKSRALGIALTPKAVKYFEARPYPPGEHGRGRKQNSDYKVRLLEKQRLRAQYDISERQMARAYDRAKKAEGKTGEALVVELERRLDALVLRSGIARTIYQARQMVVHGHIEVNGSKVDKPSFRVRPDDVITVRERSREKVPFQVAREGGYAGEGETPRYLQVNLKALAFRLDRDPNRKEIPVICDEQLVVEYYAR from the coding sequence GTGAACCAGAAGCGACCCAAGGTCAAGAAGTCGCGTGCCCTCGGCATCGCCCTGACGCCGAAGGCTGTCAAGTACTTCGAGGCCCGCCCCTACCCGCCGGGCGAGCACGGCCGTGGCCGCAAGCAGAACTCGGACTACAAGGTCCGTCTGCTCGAGAAGCAGCGTCTGCGCGCCCAGTACGACATCTCCGAGCGTCAGATGGCTCGCGCCTACGACCGTGCGAAGAAGGCCGAAGGCAAGACGGGCGAGGCGCTGGTCGTCGAGCTCGAGCGTCGCCTCGACGCCCTGGTCCTGCGTTCGGGCATCGCCCGCACCATCTACCAGGCCCGCCAGATGGTCGTTCACGGCCACATCGAGGTCAACGGCTCCAAGGTCGACAAGCCGTCGTTCCGTGTCCGCCCGGACGACGTCATCACCGTCCGCGAGCGCAGCCGCGAGAAGGTTCCGTTCCAGGTTGCCCGTGAGGGTGGCTACGCAGGCGAGGGCGAGACCCCGCGCTACCTGCAGGTCAACCTGAAGGCCCTGGCCTTCCGCCTGGACCGCGACCCGAACCGCAAGGAAATCCCGGTCATCTGCGACGAGCAGCTCGTCGTCGAGTACTACGCCCGCTGA
- a CDS encoding DUF2470 domain-containing protein — protein MSRPHGIPLPSARRSSDSNETESAFDDDKQGQPRPREGVRQLTGAERVRTLVESNASVSLTVPGAFDQLRSLDQAEYGTGMPAARTVTPDGDVILLVSGESAAARAAAHAQDDDLTAVIEITDVAPVSVPHRIRGRAWLAGWLTPVRGDDRAACAALLAERRPVGELLGMSESLDAPATGRPAWTMLRLEVGEISVDDLWGAEHVDPEELASAAPDPVSAHEAELLQHLHTAHAERIADLCALLGARDTAGMTAVPLALDRLGLRVRFTAGPGRASFDARFDFPEPVADICGLRRAMRSLFAAASH, from the coding sequence ATGTCTCGACCACATGGGATCCCCCTGCCCAGTGCGCGTCGAAGTTCGGATTCCAACGAAACGGAATCCGCTTTCGACGACGATAAGCAAGGTCAGCCGCGTCCCAGGGAAGGCGTTCGGCAGCTCACCGGAGCCGAACGCGTACGAACCCTCGTAGAGTCCAACGCCTCAGTATCCCTCACCGTGCCGGGTGCTTTCGACCAGCTGCGGTCTCTTGACCAGGCGGAGTACGGGACAGGGATGCCGGCCGCGCGGACCGTCACCCCGGACGGGGACGTGATTCTCCTTGTCTCAGGGGAATCCGCGGCTGCCAGGGCAGCCGCTCACGCCCAGGACGACGACCTCACCGCCGTGATCGAGATCACGGATGTGGCGCCGGTGTCCGTGCCCCATCGTATACGGGGCCGCGCCTGGCTCGCCGGGTGGCTGACGCCGGTACGCGGCGACGACCGGGCCGCCTGCGCCGCCCTGCTCGCCGAGCGCCGGCCCGTGGGCGAGCTGCTCGGGATGTCGGAATCGCTCGACGCCCCCGCCACCGGCCGCCCCGCCTGGACGATGCTGCGCCTGGAGGTCGGCGAGATCTCCGTGGACGACCTCTGGGGCGCCGAGCACGTGGACCCGGAGGAGCTGGCGAGCGCCGCGCCCGACCCGGTCTCGGCCCACGAGGCGGAGCTGCTCCAGCACCTGCACACCGCGCACGCCGAGCGGATCGCCGACCTGTGCGCGCTGCTGGGCGCCCGCGACACCGCCGGCATGACCGCCGTCCCGCTCGCCCTGGACCGCCTGGGCCTGCGCGTACGCTTCACCGCCGGACCCGGCCGCGCCTCCTTCGACGCCCGCTTCGACTTCCCGGAGCCGGTGGCGGACATCTGCGGACTGCGCCGGGCGATGCGGAGCCTCTTCGCGGCGGCCTCCCACTGA
- a CDS encoding replication-associated recombination protein A → MEPDLFTAAAEDRQEKDPSASPLAVRMRPRTLDEVVGQQHLLKPGSPLRRLVGESAGGPAGASSVILWGPPGIGKTTLAYVVSQATRKRFVELSAITAGVKEVRAVIEGAKRAAGGYGKETVLFLDEIHRFSKAQQDSLLPAVENRWVTLIAATTENPYFSIISPLLSRSLLLTLEPLTDEDLSALMRRALTEERGLGGAVSLPADAEAHLLRIAGGDARRALTALEAGAGSALAKGEAEITLQTLEEAVDRAAVKYDRDGDQHYDVASALIKSIRGSDVDAALHYLARMIEAGEDPRFIARRLMISASEDIGLADPTALPLAVAAAQAVAMIGFPEAALTLSHVTIALALAPKSNTATTAIGAALADVRAGLAGAVPAHLRDGHYKGAAKLGHAVGYVYPHDVPGAIAAQQYAPDELHGKRYYEPTRYGAEARYADVVDKVRERLRGGGS, encoded by the coding sequence GTGGAACCAGACCTCTTCACCGCCGCCGCCGAGGACCGTCAGGAGAAGGACCCCTCGGCCTCCCCCCTCGCCGTCCGGATGCGCCCGCGCACGCTGGACGAGGTGGTCGGCCAGCAGCACCTGCTGAAGCCCGGCTCACCGCTGCGGCGGCTGGTGGGGGAGAGCGCCGGAGGGCCGGCCGGGGCCTCGTCGGTGATCCTCTGGGGCCCGCCCGGCATCGGGAAGACCACCCTCGCCTATGTGGTCAGCCAGGCCACGCGGAAGCGGTTCGTCGAACTGTCGGCGATCACGGCCGGGGTCAAGGAGGTCCGGGCGGTCATCGAGGGCGCCAAGCGCGCCGCCGGCGGGTACGGCAAGGAGACCGTCCTCTTCCTCGACGAGATCCACCGCTTCAGCAAGGCGCAGCAGGACTCGCTGCTGCCCGCCGTGGAGAACCGCTGGGTCACCCTGATCGCGGCGACCACGGAGAACCCGTACTTCTCGATCATCTCCCCGCTGCTGTCGCGCTCGCTGCTGCTCACGCTGGAACCGCTGACCGACGAGGACCTGAGCGCCCTGATGCGCCGGGCCCTGACCGAGGAGCGGGGCCTGGGCGGGGCGGTGTCCCTGCCTGCCGACGCCGAGGCGCACCTGCTGCGCATCGCCGGCGGCGACGCGCGCCGGGCGCTGACGGCCCTGGAGGCCGGCGCCGGTTCGGCCCTCGCCAAGGGGGAGGCGGAGATCACCCTCCAGACCCTGGAGGAGGCCGTCGACCGGGCGGCGGTGAAGTACGACCGGGACGGCGACCAGCACTACGACGTGGCGAGCGCCCTCATCAAGTCGATCCGCGGCTCCGACGTGGACGCCGCGCTGCACTACCTGGCCCGGATGATCGAGGCGGGGGAGGACCCCCGGTTCATCGCGCGGCGGCTGATGATCTCGGCCAGCGAGGACATCGGCCTGGCCGATCCGACGGCGCTGCCGCTCGCGGTGGCGGCGGCCCAGGCGGTGGCGATGATCGGCTTCCCCGAGGCCGCCCTCACCCTGTCGCACGTCACGATCGCCCTCGCGCTGGCCCCCAAGTCGAACACCGCGACGACCGCGATCGGCGCGGCCCTGGCCGACGTACGGGCCGGGCTCGCCGGCGCCGTACCGGCGCACCTGCGCGACGGGCACTACAAGGGCGCGGCCAAGCTGGGCCACGCCGTCGGCTACGTCTACCCGCACGACGTGCCCGGCGCGATCGCGGCGCAGCAGTACGCCCCCGACGAGCTGCACGGCAAGCGGTACTACGAGCCCACCCGCTACGGCGCGGAGGCGCGGTACGCGGACGTGGTGGACAAGGTCCGCGAACGGCTGCGCGGCGGCGGCTCCTGA
- a CDS encoding vitamin K epoxide reductase family protein, with amino-acid sequence MTTTGAGADTAPRTYGGSRALALLLVISGAAGLLAAWVITIDKFKLLEDPNFTPGCSLNPIVSCGNIMKSEQAAAFGFPNPMLGLVTYGIVICVGMSLLAGARFGRWYWLTLNAGTLFGVGFCAWLMYQSLYTINSLCLWCCLAWVATIVMFWYVTSHNVRQGLLPAPGWLRGFLDEFTWVLPVLHVGIIGMLILTRWWDFWTS; translated from the coding sequence ATGACGACAACGGGTGCCGGGGCGGATACCGCGCCGCGGACGTACGGCGGCAGCCGGGCACTGGCCCTGCTGCTCGTGATCAGCGGAGCGGCAGGGCTCCTGGCCGCCTGGGTGATCACCATCGACAAGTTCAAGCTGCTGGAGGACCCGAACTTCACGCCGGGGTGCAGCCTGAACCCGATCGTCTCCTGCGGCAACATCATGAAGAGCGAGCAGGCGGCGGCCTTCGGCTTCCCGAACCCAATGCTGGGGCTCGTCACCTACGGGATCGTGATCTGCGTCGGCATGAGCCTGCTCGCCGGGGCCCGGTTCGGCCGCTGGTACTGGCTCACCCTCAACGCGGGCACCCTGTTCGGCGTCGGTTTCTGCGCCTGGCTGATGTACCAGTCGCTGTACACCATCAACTCCCTGTGCCTGTGGTGCTGCCTGGCCTGGGTCGCCACGATCGTCATGTTCTGGTACGTCACCTCGCACAACGTGCGCCAGGGCCTGCTGCCCGCCCCCGGTTGGCTGCGCGGCTTCCTCGACGAGTTCACCTGGGTCCTGCCCGTGCTGCACGTCGGGATCATCGGCATGCTGATCCTGACGCGCTGGTGGGACTTCTGGACCTCCTGA
- the hisS gene encoding histidine--tRNA ligase gives MSTFKAPKGTYDLIPPVSVKYLAVREAISAPLRNSGYGYIETPGFEDVGLFARGVGESTDIVSKEMYAFETKGGDQLALRPEGTASVLRAALEASLHKQGNLPVKLWYSGSYYRYERPQKGRYRHFSQVGAEAIGAEDPALDAELIILADQAYRSLGLRNFRILLNSLGDKECRPVYREALQNFLRGLDLDAETIRRAEINPLRVLDDKRVDVQKQLVGAPMLRDYLCDACKAYHEEVRALITAAGVAFEDDEKLVRGLDYYTRTTFEFVHDGLGSQSAVGGGGRYDGLSEMIGGPALPSVGWALGVDRTVLALEAEGVELDIPAATSVFAVALGDEARRVLFGKVTELRRAGIAADFSYGGKGLKGAMKDANRSGARFAVVAGERDLAEGVVQLKDMEAGEQTPVALADLVEVVKTRLA, from the coding sequence GTGAGCACCTTCAAGGCCCCCAAGGGCACGTACGACCTGATCCCGCCGGTCTCCGTGAAGTACCTGGCGGTACGCGAGGCCATCTCCGCTCCGCTGCGCAACTCCGGCTACGGCTACATCGAGACCCCCGGCTTCGAGGACGTCGGCCTCTTCGCGCGCGGCGTCGGCGAGTCCACGGACATCGTCTCCAAGGAGATGTACGCCTTCGAGACGAAGGGCGGCGACCAGCTCGCCCTGCGCCCCGAGGGCACCGCCTCCGTCCTGCGCGCGGCCCTGGAGGCCAGCCTCCACAAGCAGGGCAACCTGCCCGTCAAGCTCTGGTACTCCGGCTCCTACTACCGCTACGAGCGCCCCCAGAAGGGCCGCTACCGCCACTTCTCGCAGGTCGGCGCCGAGGCGATCGGAGCCGAGGACCCGGCGCTGGACGCCGAGCTGATCATCCTGGCCGACCAGGCCTACCGCTCCCTGGGCCTGCGGAACTTCCGCATCCTGCTGAACTCGCTCGGCGACAAGGAGTGCCGCCCGGTGTACCGGGAGGCCCTCCAGAACTTCCTGCGCGGCCTCGACCTCGACGCCGAGACCATCCGCCGGGCCGAGATCAACCCGCTGCGCGTCCTCGACGACAAGCGGGTCGACGTACAGAAGCAGCTGGTCGGCGCCCCGATGCTGCGCGACTACCTGTGCGACGCGTGCAAGGCGTACCACGAGGAGGTCCGGGCGCTGATCACGGCCGCCGGGGTCGCCTTCGAGGACGACGAGAAGCTCGTGCGCGGCCTCGACTACTACACCCGCACGACCTTCGAGTTCGTCCACGACGGCCTGGGCTCGCAGTCCGCCGTCGGCGGCGGCGGCCGCTACGACGGCCTGTCCGAGATGATCGGCGGCCCGGCGCTGCCCTCCGTCGGCTGGGCGCTCGGCGTGGACCGCACCGTCCTGGCCCTGGAGGCCGAGGGCGTCGAGCTGGACATCCCCGCCGCCACCTCCGTCTTCGCGGTGGCGCTGGGCGACGAGGCCCGCCGGGTGCTGTTCGGCAAGGTGACCGAGCTGCGCCGGGCCGGGATCGCGGCGGACTTCTCGTACGGCGGCAAGGGCCTCAAGGGCGCCATGAAGGACGCGAACCGCTCCGGCGCGCGGTTCGCCGTCGTGGCCGGCGAGCGCGACCTCGCCGAGGGCGTCGTCCAGCTGAAGGACATGGAGGCCGGCGAGCAGACCCCGGTCGCCCTGGCCGACCTCGTCGAGGTGGTCAAGACCCGTCTGGCCTGA
- a CDS encoding MBL fold metallo-hydrolase codes for MLIAGFPAGAWGTNCYLVAPAAGEECVIIDPGHQATQGVEETLKKHRLKPVAVVLTHGHIDHVASVVPVCGAHDVPAWIHPEDRYMMSDPEKALGRSIGQPLMGELTVGEPDDVRELTDGSTLKLAGMEFTVAHAPGHTKGSVTFRMPELADIPSVFFSGDLLFAGSIGRTDLPGGSHAEMLQSLARVCLPLDDSTVVLSGHGSQTTIGRERATNPYLREVAAGLGNGTAAPRRGM; via the coding sequence GTGCTGATTGCCGGGTTCCCCGCCGGGGCCTGGGGGACCAATTGCTATCTGGTCGCCCCCGCCGCCGGTGAGGAGTGCGTGATCATCGACCCGGGCCACCAGGCCACCCAGGGTGTCGAGGAGACGCTGAAGAAGCATCGGCTCAAGCCCGTCGCGGTCGTCCTGACCCACGGACACATCGATCACGTGGCCTCCGTGGTCCCGGTGTGCGGAGCACACGACGTACCGGCCTGGATCCACCCCGAGGACCGCTACATGATGAGCGACCCGGAGAAGGCCCTGGGCCGCTCCATCGGGCAGCCGCTCATGGGGGAACTGACCGTCGGCGAGCCGGACGACGTCCGCGAGCTGACCGACGGCAGCACCCTGAAGCTGGCCGGGATGGAGTTCACGGTGGCGCACGCGCCCGGTCATACCAAGGGGTCGGTGACCTTCCGGATGCCCGAGCTGGCCGACATCCCGTCGGTCTTCTTCTCGGGCGACCTGCTCTTCGCCGGCTCCATCGGACGCACCGACCTGCCCGGCGGCTCCCACGCCGAGATGCTCCAGTCGCTGGCCCGCGTGTGCCTGCCCCTGGACGACTCGACGGTGGTGCTGTCCGGCCACGGTTCCCAGACCACCATCGGCCGCGAGCGCGCGACCAACCCGTACCTGCGGGAAGTTGCCGCCGGCCTGGGGAACGGCACCGCCGCCCCACGACGAGGAATGTGA
- a CDS encoding peptidylprolyl isomerase: MVTSDQRRRQLAREKFERQQKRRAEARRKARQRWAIAGAAGAVVVATLVGLVVGGVFDSKDTKDSAAEPSPSASAPTPKQSPSPAMAIDDKAKYTFALKTSAGDVRFEMDAAKTPQTVNSFKALADKGFFDNTKCHRLVTGGIKVLQCGDPEGTGRGGPGYNIPDENLDSLGKPNEQGQVVYPAGTVAMANTGRPGTGGSQFFLVYEDSPLAPTYTPFGKIDAAGLKVVQDIAKAGTADGAQDGAPKTPVTIEKGSVTKN; the protein is encoded by the coding sequence GTGGTCACGAGCGATCAGCGGCGGCGACAGCTCGCCAGGGAGAAGTTCGAGCGTCAGCAGAAGCGCCGGGCGGAGGCCCGCCGCAAGGCGCGGCAGCGCTGGGCAATCGCCGGCGCGGCCGGGGCCGTGGTGGTGGCCACGCTGGTCGGCCTCGTCGTGGGCGGTGTCTTCGACTCGAAGGACACGAAGGACTCGGCGGCGGAGCCCTCGCCGTCCGCCTCCGCGCCGACCCCGAAGCAGTCGCCGTCCCCGGCGATGGCGATCGACGACAAGGCGAAGTACACGTTCGCCCTGAAGACGAGCGCGGGCGACGTCCGCTTCGAGATGGACGCGGCGAAGACCCCGCAGACGGTGAACTCGTTCAAGGCGCTCGCCGACAAGGGCTTCTTCGACAACACCAAGTGCCACCGCCTGGTGACCGGCGGGATCAAGGTGCTCCAGTGCGGTGACCCGGAGGGCACCGGCCGGGGTGGTCCGGGCTACAACATCCCGGACGAGAACCTGGACTCCCTCGGCAAGCCGAACGAGCAGGGTCAGGTGGTCTACCCGGCGGGCACGGTGGCGATGGCCAATACCGGCCGGCCGGGGACGGGCGGCAGCCAGTTCTTCCTCGTCTACGAGGACAGCCCGCTGGCCCCCACCTACACCCCGTTCGGCAAGATCGACGCGGCCGGCCTGAAGGTCGTCCAGGACATCGCCAAGGCGGGCACGGCCGACGGCGCGCAGGACGGCGCCCCGAAGACCCCCGTGACCATCGAGAAGGGCAGCGTCACCAAGAACTAG